In the genome of Pseudomonas sp. P5_109, one region contains:
- a CDS encoding urea amidolyase associated protein UAAP2: MSLAIATAPQSPETAVYRATIPAGEPWLMEVKAGQTLRILDLEGNQAVDTLFYSVANPKERYDVQRTLRRQNSVYLSTGSVLYSNLGKPMLTIVADTCGRHDTLGGACAQESNTVRYALEKRYMHSCRDNYLRACVHDGRLGKGDIGPNINFFMNVPVTADGGLTFEDGISAPGKHVDLRAEMDVIVLISNCPQLNNPCNAYNPTPAELLVWN; the protein is encoded by the coding sequence ATGTCACTCGCTATCGCCACCGCTCCACAGTCGCCTGAAACGGCCGTCTACCGCGCCACCATTCCCGCCGGCGAACCCTGGCTGATGGAGGTCAAGGCCGGACAGACCCTGCGCATCCTCGATCTTGAGGGCAACCAGGCGGTCGATACCCTGTTCTACAGCGTCGCCAATCCCAAGGAACGCTACGACGTACAGCGCACCCTGCGTCGGCAGAACAGCGTGTACCTAAGCACCGGCAGCGTGCTGTATTCCAACCTCGGCAAGCCGATGCTGACCATCGTCGCCGACACCTGTGGACGTCACGACACCCTCGGCGGCGCCTGCGCGCAAGAGAGCAACACCGTGCGCTACGCCCTGGAAAAACGCTACATGCACAGCTGCCGCGACAACTACCTGCGTGCCTGCGTGCACGACGGCCGCCTGGGCAAGGGCGACATCGGGCCGAACATCAACTTCTTCATGAACGTGCCAGTCACTGCCGACGGCGGGCTGACCTTCGAAGACGGCATCTCGGCACCAGGCAAGCACGTCGACCTGCGGGCCGAGATGGACGTGATCGTGCTGATCTCCAACTGCCCGCAACTGAACAACCCGTGCAACGCCTACAACCCGACCCCTGCGGAGCTGCTGGTATGGAACTGA
- a CDS encoding urea amidolyase associated protein UAAP1, with product MTDSTQLFPPFAEEMLPGGGHRSFVLKRGQLLRLTDIRGGANVSLTLLNANEKTERLNLPDSLKCQHTAKLTAGHCLYSDMGRVLAAITADTCGWSDSLGGVLCAEEVAEKYGAGRYQELRNGFFRNGTDNLLVELGKWGLGLSDLLMTLNLFSRVNVDDAGRFHFVEGNSRAGDYIELYAPMATLVVLTALQHPMDPSPEYAPKPLKLSWMNADASVAEHCRTSRPENERGFINTDRLFA from the coding sequence ATGACAGATTCGACTCAACTGTTCCCGCCCTTCGCCGAAGAAATGCTCCCGGGCGGCGGCCATCGCTCTTTCGTATTGAAGCGCGGCCAACTGCTGCGCCTGACCGACATTCGCGGCGGCGCCAACGTCAGCCTGACGCTACTCAACGCCAATGAAAAAACCGAGCGCCTGAACCTGCCCGACAGCCTCAAGTGCCAACACACCGCCAAGCTCACCGCCGGCCATTGCCTGTACTCGGACATGGGGCGCGTACTGGCGGCAATCACCGCCGACACTTGCGGCTGGAGCGACAGTCTCGGCGGCGTACTCTGCGCTGAAGAAGTGGCAGAAAAATACGGCGCCGGCCGCTATCAGGAACTGCGTAACGGATTCTTCCGCAACGGCACCGACAACCTGTTGGTGGAACTGGGCAAATGGGGGTTGGGCCTGTCCGACCTGCTGATGACCCTCAACCTGTTCAGTCGCGTGAACGTCGATGACGCCGGGCGCTTTCACTTTGTCGAGGGCAACTCCAGGGCCGGCGACTACATCGAGCTGTACGCGCCGATGGCCACCCTGGTGGTGCTCACCGCCCTGCAGCACCCGATGGACCCGTCCCCGGAATATGCACCGAAACCGCTGAAGCTCAGCTGGATGAACGCCGACGCCAGCGTCGCCGAACACTGCCGCACCTCGCGCCCGGAAAACGAGCGCGGCTTCATCAACACCGACCGTTTGTTCGCCTGA
- a CDS encoding ABC transporter ATP-binding protein: protein MSFITVKNVWQQYADQVVLEGLNLNVNEGEFCTLVGASGCGKSTFLRLLLGQERASRGEILLDGQPLTAEPDASRGVVFQRYSVFPHLSVLDNVALGLELPRSPLLGRLFGSAKKDAREQASVLLHKVGLGHSLDKYPAQLSGGMQQRLAIAQALIMKPRVLLLDEPFGALDPGIRKDMHALLLELWRETRLTVFMVTHDLSEGFSLGTRLLVFDKVRLDPHAPGAYGARITYDIPLNSDRRTSRAAVDALPLQLAGTLRIA, encoded by the coding sequence ATGAGCTTCATCACCGTCAAGAACGTCTGGCAGCAATACGCCGATCAGGTGGTGCTCGAAGGCTTGAACCTGAACGTCAACGAGGGTGAGTTCTGCACCCTGGTGGGTGCGTCCGGTTGCGGCAAATCGACCTTCCTGCGCCTGCTGCTCGGCCAGGAGCGCGCCAGTCGTGGCGAGATCCTGCTCGACGGCCAACCGCTGACTGCTGAACCGGATGCCAGCCGTGGCGTGGTGTTCCAGCGCTACTCGGTGTTCCCGCACTTGAGCGTGCTGGACAACGTCGCCCTCGGCCTCGAACTGCCCCGCTCGCCTTTGCTTGGACGCCTGTTCGGCAGCGCGAAAAAAGACGCTCGCGAACAGGCTTCGGTGCTGCTGCACAAAGTCGGCCTCGGCCACTCGCTGGACAAGTACCCGGCGCAACTCTCCGGCGGCATGCAACAACGCCTGGCCATCGCCCAGGCGCTGATCATGAAGCCCCGAGTGCTGTTGCTCGACGAACCGTTCGGCGCTCTCGATCCGGGCATCCGCAAAGACATGCACGCCTTGCTCCTGGAGCTGTGGCGCGAGACCCGACTGACGGTGTTCATGGTCACCCACGACCTGTCCGAAGGCTTCAGCCTCGGCACGCGCCTGCTGGTGTTCGACAAGGTCCGTCTCGATCCGCACGCCCCTGGTGCCTATGGCGCACGCATCACCTACGACATCCCTTTGAACAGCGACCGCCGCACCAGCCGTGCCGCCGTCGATGCCCTGCCGCTGCAACTGGCGGGCACGCTTCGTATCGCTTAG
- a CDS encoding ABC transporter permease, with protein MRLINRHPDRPSRLLLVILPFALVLFAYFMGSAERLAENPNDKLLPSAVQMTDAVKRLAFVADTRTGEYLLWQDTASSLQRLAIGLGISALAGLCLGIAAGTLPLFGAPLSPLLTVLSMVPPLAILPILFIVFGLGELSKVMLIVIGITPALARDLEQRAREIPVELLIKAQTLGASTWTLMLRVVLPQLLPRLLISLRLMLGSAWLFLIAAEAIASTDGLGYRIFLVRRYLAMDVILPYVVWITLLAWLMDWGLKHLTRRAFPWYEGAAK; from the coding sequence ATGCGCCTGATCAACCGTCACCCGGACCGCCCGAGTCGCCTGTTGCTGGTGATCCTGCCGTTCGCCCTGGTGCTGTTCGCCTACTTCATGGGCTCGGCCGAGCGACTGGCGGAAAACCCCAACGACAAGCTGCTGCCCAGCGCCGTGCAGATGACCGATGCGGTTAAACGCCTGGCGTTCGTGGCCGACACCCGCACCGGCGAATACCTGCTCTGGCAGGACACGGCATCTAGCCTGCAGCGCCTGGCCATCGGCCTGGGCATCAGCGCCTTGGCCGGGCTGTGCCTGGGCATCGCCGCCGGCACCCTGCCGCTGTTCGGTGCACCGTTGTCACCCTTGCTGACGGTGCTGTCGATGGTGCCACCGCTGGCGATCCTGCCGATCCTGTTCATCGTCTTCGGCCTGGGGGAATTGTCGAAAGTGATGCTGATCGTCATCGGCATCACCCCGGCGCTGGCCCGCGACCTGGAACAGCGCGCCCGGGAAATTCCCGTGGAGTTGCTGATCAAGGCCCAGACCCTCGGCGCGTCTACCTGGACCCTGATGCTGCGGGTGGTGTTGCCGCAACTGCTGCCACGGCTGTTGATCTCGCTGCGCCTGATGCTCGGTTCGGCGTGGCTGTTCCTGATTGCCGCCGAAGCCATCGCCTCCACCGACGGCCTCGGCTACCGGATTTTCCTGGTGCGCCGCTACCTGGCGATGGACGTGATCCTGCCCTACGTGGTGTGGATCACCCTGCTCGCCTGGTTGATGGATTGGGGGCTCAAGCACCTTACCCGCCGCGCGTTCCCCTGGTATGAAGGAGCGGCCAAATGA
- a CDS encoding putative urea ABC transporter substrate-binding protein — MSQLRLPALLAAAFAALVSLSSQAAQKDHFSVCWTIYAGWMPWEYAGSQGIVDKWAKKYGIKIDVVQLNDYVESINQYTAGQFDGCTMTNMDALTIPAAGGVDSTALIVSDFSNGNDGIVLKGEGKKVTDLKGMDVNLVELSVSHYLLARALDSVDLTEKDLKVVNTSDADISAAFNTEQVNAVTTWNPMLSDIKAKPAVTEVFNSSQIPGEIMDMMVVNSTTLKDNPALGKALTGAWFEVVELMNAKNAASKAALEHMAKASGTDLAGFQAQLDTTRLFATPNEALAFSTSKQLPETMRKVAEFSFQHGLLGEGAKDTSAVGMAFANGVTSGDKGNLKLRFDPSYVQMAADAKL; from the coding sequence ATGTCCCAGCTTCGTTTACCCGCCCTGCTCGCCGCTGCGTTCGCAGCCCTCGTGAGTCTCTCGTCCCAGGCCGCCCAGAAAGATCACTTCAGCGTGTGCTGGACGATCTACGCCGGCTGGATGCCCTGGGAATACGCAGGCAGCCAGGGCATCGTCGACAAATGGGCGAAGAAGTACGGCATCAAGATCGACGTGGTGCAGCTCAACGATTACGTCGAATCGATCAACCAGTACACCGCCGGCCAGTTCGACGGCTGCACCATGACCAACATGGACGCGCTGACCATTCCGGCCGCTGGCGGCGTCGACAGCACTGCGCTGATCGTCAGCGATTTCTCCAACGGCAACGACGGCATCGTGCTCAAGGGCGAAGGCAAGAAAGTCACCGACCTCAAGGGCATGGACGTCAACCTGGTCGAGCTCTCTGTCTCCCACTACCTGCTGGCCCGGGCCCTGGATTCGGTGGACCTCACCGAGAAAGACCTGAAAGTGGTCAACACCTCCGACGCCGACATCTCGGCCGCCTTCAACACCGAACAGGTCAACGCCGTCACCACCTGGAACCCGATGCTCTCGGACATCAAGGCCAAGCCTGCGGTGACCGAGGTGTTCAATTCCAGCCAGATCCCCGGCGAGATCATGGACATGATGGTGGTCAACAGCACCACCCTCAAAGACAACCCGGCCCTGGGCAAGGCGCTGACTGGCGCGTGGTTCGAAGTGGTCGAGCTGATGAACGCAAAAAACGCCGCCAGCAAAGCCGCACTCGAACACATGGCCAAGGCCTCGGGCACTGACCTGGCGGGTTTCCAGGCGCAACTGGACACCACCAGATTGTTCGCGACGCCCAACGAAGCCCTGGCGTTTTCCACCAGCAAGCAACTGCCGGAAACCATGCGCAAGGTCGCCGAGTTCTCTTTCCAGCACGGCTTGCTGGGTGAGGGCGCCAAGGACACCAGTGCCGTCGGCATGGCCTTCGCCAACGGCGTGACCAGCGGCGACAAGGGCAACCTCAAGCTGCGCTTCGATCCGAGCTACGTGCAGATGGCCGCCGACGCCAAGTTGTAA
- a CDS encoding enoyl-CoA hydratase/isomerase family protein, with amino-acid sequence MNLHFEELTGTDGARIGVASLDAEKSLNALSLPMINALRDRMEAWAKDPQIVCVLLRGNGAKAFCAGGEVRSLVEACRVHPGEVPPLAAQFFAAEYRLDFKLHTYPKPLICWGHGYVLGGGMGLLQGAGIRIVTPSSRLAMPEISIGLYPDVGASWFLSRLPGKLGLFLGLTGAHMNGRDAIDLDLADRFLLDEQQPELIEGLLQLNWQEQTPMQLNSLLKALQQEAVAQMPEAQWLPRRQQIDELLDVSDVRCAWKAISALRDHTDLLMSRAARTLSEGSPLTARLVWEQIIRARHLSLAEVFQMEYTLSLNCCRHPEFSEGVRARLIDKDQKPHWHWPDINNVPDAVVEAHFHKAWEGRHPLADLSEY; translated from the coding sequence ATGAATCTGCACTTCGAAGAACTCACCGGCACCGACGGCGCCCGCATCGGCGTCGCCAGCCTGGATGCCGAAAAATCCCTGAACGCCCTGTCCCTGCCGATGATCAACGCCCTGCGCGACCGCATGGAGGCCTGGGCCAAGGACCCGCAAATTGTCTGCGTCCTGTTGCGCGGCAATGGCGCCAAGGCCTTTTGCGCCGGCGGCGAAGTGCGCAGCCTGGTGGAAGCCTGTCGCGTCCATCCGGGCGAAGTGCCGCCACTGGCCGCGCAGTTTTTTGCGGCGGAGTATCGCCTGGACTTCAAACTCCACACCTACCCCAAACCGCTGATCTGTTGGGGCCACGGCTATGTGCTTGGCGGTGGCATGGGGTTGTTGCAAGGCGCAGGCATCCGCATTGTCACGCCGAGCAGCCGCCTGGCGATGCCGGAGATCAGCATCGGCCTGTACCCGGACGTTGGCGCCAGTTGGTTTCTGTCGCGCCTGCCCGGCAAGCTCGGATTGTTCCTGGGCCTGACCGGCGCACACATGAACGGCCGCGATGCCATCGACCTGGACCTGGCCGATCGTTTCCTGCTCGACGAACAGCAGCCGGAATTGATCGAAGGCCTGTTGCAATTGAACTGGCAGGAACAGACACCGATGCAGCTCAACAGCCTGCTCAAGGCCTTGCAGCAGGAAGCCGTGGCGCAGATGCCCGAAGCCCAGTGGCTGCCACGCCGCCAGCAGATCGACGAGCTGCTGGATGTCAGCGATGTGCGTTGCGCCTGGAAGGCCATCAGCGCGTTGCGCGATCACACCGATCTATTAATGAGCCGCGCGGCCAGGACCCTGAGCGAAGGCTCGCCACTGACCGCCCGTCTGGTGTGGGAGCAGATCATCCGTGCCCGGCACCTGTCGCTGGCCGAAGTCTTCCAGATGGAATACACCTTGAGTCTCAACTGCTGTCGTCATCCGGAATTCAGCGAAGGCGTACGAGCCCGCTTGATCGACAAGGATCAGAAGCCGCACTGGCACTGGCCGGACATCAACAACGTGCCGGACGCGGTGGTAGAGGCGCATTTTCACAAGGCGTGGGAAGGTCGGCATCCGCTGGCGGATTTGTCCGAATACTGA
- the ung gene encoding uracil-DNA glycosylase, protein MTADDRIKLEPSWKEALRAEFDQPYMTELRNFLQQERAAGKEIYPPGPMIFNALNSTPLDKVKVVILGQDPYHGPGQAHGLCFSVQPGVPAPPSLVNIYKELKRDLNIDIPNHGYLQSWADQGVLMLNTTMTVERANANAHKDKGWQFFTDRVIEVVSQQQPHLVFMLWGAHAQSKQKLIDATKHLVLTSVHPSPLSAYRGFLGCGHFGRTNKFLEQNGETPIEWRLPPV, encoded by the coding sequence ATGACTGCTGACGACCGTATCAAACTCGAACCGAGCTGGAAGGAGGCCCTGCGTGCCGAATTCGACCAGCCCTACATGACAGAGTTGCGAAACTTCCTGCAACAGGAGCGGGCGGCCGGCAAGGAGATCTATCCACCCGGCCCGATGATCTTCAACGCGCTCAATTCCACGCCGCTGGACAAGGTCAAGGTGGTGATCCTCGGCCAGGATCCTTATCACGGCCCGGGCCAGGCCCATGGCTTGTGCTTCTCGGTGCAACCCGGCGTGCCGGCGCCGCCGTCGCTGGTGAACATCTATAAAGAACTCAAGCGCGACCTGAATATCGACATTCCCAACCACGGCTACCTGCAAAGCTGGGCCGATCAGGGCGTGCTGATGCTCAACACCACCATGACCGTCGAGCGCGCCAATGCCAATGCGCACAAGGACAAGGGCTGGCAGTTTTTCACCGATCGGGTCATTGAAGTGGTCAGCCAGCAGCAGCCGCACCTGGTGTTCATGCTGTGGGGCGCCCATGCCCAGAGCAAGCAGAAGCTGATCGATGCCACCAAGCACCTGGTGTTGACCTCGGTGCATCCGTCTCCGCTGTCGGCCTATCGCGGCTTCCTCGGTTGCGGGCACTTCGGCCGAACCAACAAGTTTCTGGAACAGAATGGCGAGACGCCGATCGAGTGGCGGTTGCCGCCGGTTTAA
- a CDS encoding AbrB family transcriptional regulator gives MSDRSTFKAWWGTPLVGLLGGYLASQVGWPLPWMVGSLLAIILVRCLTPWQLAEIPGGRKCGQWIVGIGIGLHFTPLVMEQVLSHFGLIFFGALVTSLSAVVGVWLMRRTGEDRATAFFSSMPGGSGEMVNLGARNGAVLSRVAAGQSLRVLVVVLCVPAAFKYLLGDGAPIAHAGSIDWRWLAVLFPAGALAAWIWERLRQPNPWLFGPLLVSAAVSIGWDLHIGLPNGGSQIGQWLIGSGLGCHFNRQFFRRAPSFMGRTLIGTVLTMLIATAAALGLSALTHLDLRSLTLGMMPGGIAEMSLTAETLQLSVPLVTAMQVMRLLFVLFLAEPLFKYWNRNPDSV, from the coding sequence ATGTCTGATCGGTCCACCTTCAAAGCCTGGTGGGGAACCCCGCTGGTCGGCCTGCTGGGCGGTTACCTCGCCAGCCAGGTCGGCTGGCCTTTGCCGTGGATGGTCGGCTCGTTGCTGGCGATCATCCTCGTGCGCTGCCTGACACCCTGGCAATTGGCCGAAATCCCTGGCGGCCGCAAGTGCGGCCAGTGGATCGTCGGTATCGGCATTGGCCTGCACTTCACCCCGCTGGTGATGGAGCAGGTGCTGAGTCATTTCGGTCTGATCTTCTTCGGTGCGTTGGTCACCAGCCTGTCTGCCGTGGTCGGCGTGTGGCTGATGCGCCGCACCGGTGAAGATCGCGCCACGGCGTTCTTTTCCAGCATGCCTGGCGGTTCCGGGGAGATGGTCAACCTCGGTGCCCGCAATGGTGCGGTGCTCAGCCGTGTGGCGGCGGGGCAGAGTCTGCGGGTGTTGGTTGTGGTGCTCTGCGTGCCGGCGGCTTTCAAGTATCTGTTGGGCGACGGTGCGCCGATTGCCCACGCGGGCAGCATCGACTGGCGCTGGCTGGCGGTGTTGTTTCCTGCTGGCGCGTTGGCGGCCTGGATCTGGGAACGCCTGCGTCAACCCAACCCCTGGCTGTTCGGGCCGTTGCTGGTCAGTGCCGCCGTCAGCATTGGTTGGGATCTGCACATCGGCTTGCCCAACGGCGGCAGCCAGATCGGCCAATGGCTGATCGGCAGCGGGCTGGGCTGTCACTTCAACCGGCAGTTCTTCCGGCGTGCGCCATCGTTCATGGGCCGTACCTTGATCGGCACGGTGTTGACCATGTTGATTGCGACGGCAGCGGCCTTGGGCTTGAGTGCATTGACCCACCTGGATCTGCGGTCGCTGACCCTGGGCATGATGCCAGGCGGGATTGCCGAGATGAGCCTGACGGCGGAAACCCTGCAATTGTCGGTACCGCTGGTGACGGCGATGCAGGTGATGCGGTTGCTGTTTGTGCTGTTTCTGGCGGAGCCGTTGTTCAAGTATTGGAACCGGAATCCGGATTCAGTCTGA
- a CDS encoding tripartite tricarboxylate transporter permease: MDTLGYLGQGFGVALSPYNLVTALCGTLIGTVVGLLPGLGPINGVALLIPIAFALGLPPESALILLAAVYLGCEYGGRISSILLNIPGEASTVMTTLDGYPMARKGLAGVALSLSAWSSFIGAFIATCGMVLFAPLLAKWAIAFGPAEYFVLMVFAIVCLGGMAGDRPLKTFIAALIGLFLSTVGIDANSGVYRFTGDNIHLTDGIQFVVLVLGLFSISEILLLLEKTHHGQEAVKATGRMMFNFKEAASVFVVNIRCGVLGFIMGVLPGAGATLASAVAYMTEKRMAGAKGTFGQGDMRGLAAPETAIGGAACGALVPMLTLGVPGSGTTAVMIGALSLYNITPGPLLFQQQPDIVWGLIASLFIANVMLVILNIPMIRIFTRILAVPNWALVPVIAIITGIGVYAVHATTFDLFLMIGIGIFGYILRKLDFPLSPVLLGFILGGLMEQNLRRALSISNGALEILWSSPITFGCWVLTAIMLLMPLIRIWRKRSAAQRAIADV, from the coding sequence ATGGATACTCTTGGCTATTTGGGTCAGGGTTTCGGCGTCGCGCTGAGCCCGTACAACTTGGTGACCGCGCTGTGCGGCACCCTGATCGGCACCGTGGTCGGCCTGTTGCCGGGCCTGGGGCCGATCAACGGCGTGGCACTGTTGATCCCGATCGCATTCGCCCTCGGCCTGCCACCGGAGTCGGCGCTGATCCTGCTGGCGGCGGTGTACCTGGGTTGCGAATACGGCGGCCGGATCAGCTCGATCCTGCTGAACATCCCGGGCGAAGCGTCCACCGTGATGACCACCCTCGACGGTTACCCGATGGCGCGCAAAGGCCTGGCCGGTGTAGCGCTGTCGCTGTCGGCATGGAGCTCGTTCATCGGTGCCTTTATCGCCACCTGCGGCATGGTGCTGTTCGCCCCGCTGCTGGCGAAATGGGCGATTGCCTTCGGCCCGGCGGAATATTTCGTACTGATGGTCTTTGCGATTGTCTGCCTCGGCGGCATGGCCGGTGACCGTCCGCTGAAGACGTTCATCGCAGCGCTGATCGGCCTGTTCCTGTCGACCGTCGGCATCGACGCCAACAGCGGTGTGTACCGTTTCACCGGGGACAACATCCACCTGACCGACGGCATCCAGTTCGTCGTGCTGGTGCTGGGTCTGTTCTCCATCAGCGAAATCCTCCTGCTGCTGGAAAAAACCCACCACGGCCAGGAAGCGGTGAAAGCCACCGGCCGGATGATGTTCAATTTCAAGGAAGCGGCGTCGGTGTTCGTGGTGAACATCCGTTGCGGCGTACTGGGTTTCATCATGGGCGTGTTGCCCGGTGCCGGTGCGACCCTGGCCAGTGCCGTGGCCTACATGACCGAAAAACGCATGGCGGGTGCCAAGGGTACTTTCGGCCAGGGCGACATGCGCGGCCTCGCGGCGCCGGAAACCGCCATCGGTGGTGCGGCTTGCGGTGCGCTGGTGCCGATGCTCACCCTCGGCGTTCCAGGCTCGGGTACCACGGCGGTGATGATCGGCGCACTGTCGCTGTACAACATCACTCCGGGCCCGCTGCTGTTCCAACAGCAACCGGACATCGTCTGGGGCCTGATCGCTTCGTTGTTCATCGCCAACGTGATGCTGGTGATCCTCAACATTCCGATGATCCGTATCTTCACCCGTATCCTTGCCGTGCCGAACTGGGCACTGGTGCCGGTGATCGCGATCATTACCGGGATCGGCGTCTACGCGGTGCACGCGACAACGTTCGACCTGTTCCTGATGATCGGCATCGGCATCTTCGGGTATATCCTGCGCAAGCTGGACTTCCCGCTGTCGCCGGTATTGCTGGGCTTCATCCTCGGAGGATTGATGGAACAAAACCTGCGCCGCGCCCTGTCGATTTCCAACGGTGCGCTGGAAATCCTCTGGTCGAGCCCGATCACCTTCGGTTGCTGGGTCCTGACCGCGATCATGCTGCTGATGCCGCTTATCCGCATCTGGCGCAAACGTTCGGCCGCGCAACGCGCTATCGCCGATGTCTGA
- a CDS encoding tripartite tricarboxylate transporter TctB family protein: protein MLLQRIFASVLLLVCLGLALMAWPYQAAFSYEPVGPRAFPLLMLGLMGSALLYMVFRPAPIKHSDDEPPLDRETLTKIGICVVLLLVFAGTFEPLGFIVASILIGVPMARLYGGRWVPSIMIISLMAVGLYLLFDKLMDVPLPLGVLDVLEN, encoded by the coding sequence ATGCTCTTACAACGCATTTTTGCTTCGGTGCTGTTGCTGGTCTGCCTCGGCCTGGCGCTGATGGCATGGCCGTACCAAGCGGCTTTTTCCTACGAACCGGTGGGGCCTCGGGCCTTTCCATTGCTGATGCTCGGCCTGATGGGCTCGGCGCTGTTGTACATGGTGTTTCGTCCCGCGCCGATCAAGCACAGCGATGACGAGCCGCCGCTGGACCGCGAAACCCTGACCAAGATCGGCATCTGCGTAGTGCTGTTACTGGTGTTCGCCGGCACCTTCGAACCCCTGGGTTTCATCGTCGCCAGCATCCTGATCGGCGTGCCCATGGCCCGTCTGTATGGCGGTCGCTGGGTGCCAAGCATCATGATCATCAGCCTGATGGCCGTCGGCCTCTACCTGCTGTTCGACAAGTTGATGGACGTGCCGCTGCCCCTTGGCGTGCTCGACGTTCTGGAGAACTGA
- a CDS encoding Bug family tripartite tricarboxylate transporter substrate binding protein, with product MNLSMRKLALAASVLLFTGQALAEPKRPECIAPASPGGGFDLTCKLAQSALVNEKLLTKPMRVTYMPGGVGAVAYNAVVAQRPADAGTLVAWSSGSLLNLAQGKFGRFDETNVRWLAAVGTSYGAIAVKSDSPYKTLDDLVQALKKDPSKVVIGSGGTVGSQDWMQTALIAKAAGINPRDLRYVALEGGGEIATALLGGHIQVGSTDISDSMPHIQSGDMRLLAVFSDKRLDEPEMKDIPTAREQGYDIVWPVVRGFYLGPKVSDEDYAWWKAAFDKLLASEDFAKLRDQRELFPFAMTGPELDTYVKKQVADYKVLAKEFGLIQ from the coding sequence ATGAACCTGTCAATGCGTAAACTAGCCCTCGCCGCCAGCGTCCTGCTGTTCACTGGTCAGGCACTCGCCGAGCCAAAACGCCCGGAATGCATCGCCCCGGCCTCGCCCGGCGGTGGTTTCGACCTGACCTGCAAGCTGGCGCAAAGCGCGCTGGTCAATGAAAAACTGCTGACCAAACCGATGCGCGTGACCTACATGCCCGGCGGTGTCGGCGCGGTGGCGTACAACGCGGTGGTCGCCCAGCGTCCGGCCGATGCCGGCACCCTGGTGGCCTGGTCCAGCGGTTCGCTACTGAACCTGGCCCAGGGCAAGTTTGGTCGTTTCGATGAAACCAACGTGCGCTGGCTGGCCGCCGTCGGCACCAGCTACGGCGCCATCGCCGTGAAGAGCGATTCGCCCTACAAGACCCTCGACGACCTCGTGCAGGCACTGAAGAAAGATCCGAGCAAAGTGGTGATCGGCTCCGGCGGCACCGTCGGCAGTCAGGACTGGATGCAGACCGCGCTGATCGCCAAGGCCGCCGGGATCAACCCGCGTGACCTGCGCTATGTGGCCCTCGAAGGTGGCGGCGAAATCGCCACTGCTCTGCTCGGCGGTCACATCCAGGTCGGCAGCACCGACATCTCCGACTCCATGCCGCACATCCAGAGCGGTGACATGCGCCTGCTGGCGGTGTTCTCCGACAAACGCCTGGACGAGCCGGAAATGAAGGACATTCCGACTGCCCGCGAGCAAGGCTATGACATCGTCTGGCCGGTGGTGCGCGGTTTCTACCTGGGGCCAAAAGTCAGCGACGAAGACTATGCCTGGTGGAAAGCGGCCTTCGACAAACTGCTGGCTTCCGAAGACTTCGCCAAGTTGCGCGATCAGCGCGAGCTCTTCCCGTTCGCCATGACCGGCCCGGAGCTGGACACCTACGTGAAGAAGCAGGTCGCGGACTACAAAGTGCTGGCCAAAGAGTTCGGCCTGATCCAGTGA